The window TCCCCTCCTTCCGGAAACCTTCAACCCTCCAGAATTAGAAAAACTTGAACAAGCTTTAGAAACCCTCAATACCCAAGCTGCAACCGAACTTTCTGAGGGAAATGGCGATGATGCTTTTGAGATTTGGTTTCGCGAACTGCGCCTGCGGCGGGCAATGGGACGCATTGAAGAGATTAAAGCCTTGGGGAGAATTGGGGAAATTGCTTGGCGAGAGAATCGTACCCCCGATGTGAAGATTATTACCAAACGGTTGTTGGCGATTCAAGAAGAATTGGAAGAGGAAGGGGGAGAAAACCAAGAAACGTTAAGTGTTTTGGCTCAAGCTTACGAACAAGTCAGGGCGCTCAAACAAGCCGCAGAGATTTATCAACGCATTCTTGCCAATGCCCGACAAGCGCGCGATCGCGCGACCATAGAAAGAGCGCTCAAAGTCTTGGGACGACTGTATCTCGACTGGTTTGAATATTCCTCTGCTGCCACCGTTTACGAAGAGTTGTTGGAGTTAGCAACAGCAGAATTCGACGATTTTAATACCACCCATTATCTCGAACAATTGGCATACATTTACGATCGCGCGACTCAACCAGAGAAAGCGATTGATATTAAGTTAGCCTTGATTGCGGCTTACCAGAAAAAAGAAGAAACAACGAAGCAGTTGGCAACCCAAATTTCCCTCGGTAACGACTACACAGCCCTCGATCGCGCGGAAACCGCCAGCCAAACCTATCAAGAAACCTTTACCCTCGCCTGGGCCCAAAAACAATTTACCTACGCTAGCGAGTCCTTGCAAAGGCTTGCAGAACTATACGAAAAGTACAATCAGTTTGACTACGCGCTTCAGGTGTATCAAGAACAGACGAAGGTGCAAACCATTGCTGACGATCGCTACGGTTTAATGAATACTTACGATCGCATTGGATTGATTTATCTCGAACAAAGGGACTACGATCGCGCCCTCGACTCTTTCCAATTCGGCTTACAATTGGCTCAGGCTTTGAGTTATCGAGAAGCGTATTTTGAAACTCAAGTCGAGCGAACGATTCAAGGGATAGATTGAGGATGAAGAAACGCAATTTTATTAAGGCAGGAGTCGCAATTTTAGGGTTGGGATGGCTTTCACAACGTTATTTCCGGGGGGACGCGATCGCGCTAGAAGCAGAAAATGAAGCAGCAACGATCGTAAAAACCGAGGAAGAATGGCGCGAAATCCTTTCTCCAGAACAGTTCTACGTCTTGCGACAAAAGGGAACCGAACGCGCGGGAAGCAGTCCTCTCGACAAGCAATATGCACCCGGAACCTATGCCTGTGCCGCCTGCGATCTTCCCCTCTTTTCCTCAGAAGCCAAATTCGATAGCGGTACGGGATGGCCCAGTTTTTATGCTCCCATTGAGGGCGCGATCGCGACTTCTGTGGATCGATCGTTATTCTTCCCCCGCACTGAAGTCCATTGTCATCGCTGCAACGGGCATCTCGGTCATGTTTTTGACGATGGTCCCCCCCCAACAGGCAAACGTTACTGTATGAATGGCATTGCCCTATCGTTCCATCCAGCTTGAGACAATTCGCAATTAGGGAGAGAGGGATGCGGGGACGCGGTGACACGAGGATATTCGTAACTCTGTAGAAACGTTCTATGAAATGTTTCTATCCTAAACTTTACTAGCTCAATTCTGTTCCACTTGTGGCACAGGCGTAGCGACTTCTGTATCTATCTCCCCTCTCTCAAGCTTGGGAGAGGTCGGAACGCCTCTGAGGAAACCTCAGATGTCGCCACCTCCTCAGAGGACGCAAGCCGACATTAAGGGTGGGGGTGAGGGCTTTACTCTCAACTCTGATTGTCACAATTTTTTAAAAAATTGCCGTCTCCATTGTTAAAATGTAAAAATAGATACAGAAATAAGCAGTTTGTTAAGCATAGAGCAATGAAACTTTCCTTTCGCGGCATCCAATATGAATCGCATCCTTCCAACGTAGAAGTAGTAGAAGGTAGAGTGGGTGGTTTGTATCGAGGTTCTCCTTGGAAGCTTCATCAGCCCAAGCAGACTCCAAAACGAACAGCACAGCGTCAAATGACCTACCGAGGCGTTCGGTACCAAGGTTGATTTTGGTACGGTGACAGAATAATTAAAAAAAGTTTTGACCAGATTGCAATTGGAAGAGGTGGAAAATGAGATTAACTTATCGCGGTACGAGTTACGAACGCAAGCCGTTATCCTTGGAAGTCACTGAAGGAGAGATTGGCGGAACTTATAGAGGACAAGCTTGGAAGCATCATTACCCCAGGCACATTCCTCAACTCAAGTCCAAACCCAATTTAGTTTATCGCGGTGCTGCCTACAGCAAGAGCTACACCCCGCAAGCATGGCCGCATATTGTTTGCCAAATCGAACCCGTGCGCAAAGTGGTGGCGACAACCAAACAGCGTCAGGCGCATCCTATTTTAGATAAGGTGCATCAAGTTCACTTGGAAAATATGCGTCACAACCTTGAATATCGACTGAAAGTTGCGAAGACTAAGGGTGATGGCAATTTGATTCATCAGCTTGAGGATGAATTCAGACAGCTTGCACTCAATCCCTAAAATTTTTGGGTTGTTATAAAGTCAGACTGAGGATAGGCGGTGCTTATCCTTATTTTTTTGGGAAATATCCGACTCAAGAGTATTCCACTGAATTCCGGAAAGAGGGGGGCGAACTTTCCCAACAGAAATTGTGGGATATCTGTACTTTCACCAGATCGCGCGATTTGGCGAAAATATAAAGAGAATGTTACAGAGGTTGCCCCATGAAAGTATTAGTTGAGTCCTTCTACGGTTGG of the Lusitaniella coriacea LEGE 07157 genome contains:
- a CDS encoding tetratricopeptide repeat protein, translating into MARANSKATSVNPFIQIAVLTCLLGITLNAPLVLGRAYAQETSNPLELNEADPLLPETFNPPELEKLEQALETLNTQAATELSEGNGDDAFEIWFRELRLRRAMGRIEEIKALGRIGEIAWRENRTPDVKIITKRLLAIQEELEEEGGENQETLSVLAQAYEQVRALKQAAEIYQRILANARQARDRATIERALKVLGRLYLDWFEYSSAATVYEELLELATAEFDDFNTTHYLEQLAYIYDRATQPEKAIDIKLALIAAYQKKEETTKQLATQISLGNDYTALDRAETASQTYQETFTLAWAQKQFTYASESLQRLAELYEKYNQFDYALQVYQEQTKVQTIADDRYGLMNTYDRIGLIYLEQRDYDRALDSFQFGLQLAQALSYREAYFETQVERTIQGID
- the msrB gene encoding peptide-methionine (R)-S-oxide reductase MsrB, giving the protein MKKRNFIKAGVAILGLGWLSQRYFRGDAIALEAENEAATIVKTEEEWREILSPEQFYVLRQKGTERAGSSPLDKQYAPGTYACAACDLPLFSSEAKFDSGTGWPSFYAPIEGAIATSVDRSLFFPRTEVHCHRCNGHLGHVFDDGPPPTGKRYCMNGIALSFHPA
- a CDS encoding DUF4278 domain-containing protein; the encoded protein is MKLSFRGIQYESHPSNVEVVEGRVGGLYRGSPWKLHQPKQTPKRTAQRQMTYRGVRYQG
- the pirA gene encoding arginine synthesis PII-interacting regulator PirA — protein: MRLTYRGTSYERKPLSLEVTEGEIGGTYRGQAWKHHYPRHIPQLKSKPNLVYRGAAYSKSYTPQAWPHIVCQIEPVRKVVATTKQRQAHPILDKVHQVHLENMRHNLEYRLKVAKTKGDGNLIHQLEDEFRQLALNP